Within Romboutsia sp. CE17, the genomic segment ATGTGCTACATCAAATATAGGAGCTTTTTCATCTTGGTTTATAGCTATTATATAATCAGATCCACTCATACCTGCTACAAACTGAACAGCACCTGAAACACCACATGTTATTATTAACTTAGGTTTTACAGTTCTACCACTAAGCCCTATTTGCTTTCTTGGATCTAACCATCCAGCTTCTACCATTGGTCTTGTTCCACCTACTTGAGCACCTAACTTATCAGCTAATTTATAAATCATTTCCATATCTTCTTGTTTCTTTATAGCTCTACTTGCTACTACTATAATTTCTGCATCTTCAAGACCTACTTCTTTAGTTTTAGATTTTATATCTAAAACTTCTATATTAGATGATAATTTTTCTTTATCTAAATTACATAAAGTTATTTTCCCTGTTGGTACTTCTATTTTTTCTGGTGCTGAAAATATTTTATATCTAACTGTTGCAAATTGAGGTCTATTATTAGGAGTGTGTATATGTGCCATTATATTCCCACCAAAAGCTGGTCTTATTTGATCTAAGTCAGTATTTTCTTGTATATCAAGTATTGTACAGTCTGCTGTAAGACCTGTTTTAAATCTAGCAGCAAGTCTTGGAGCTAATGATCTACCTAATGTAGTTCCTCCAACTAACATTATTGTTGGTTTTACACTATTTATATAATCTTCTACAGCTGCAGTATACGGCTCTATTCTAAACTCTTTAAATTCTTCATTATCATAAACAAATACTTCATCTACTCCATATGCTAATAAGTTATCACATTTATCTTTTATGTTATGACCTACAAACACACAGTATACTGGATGATTTATTTTTGCTGCCATTTCACGAGCCTTACCTATAAGTTCGTATGTTACTGGATGTATTTCGCCT encodes:
- a CDS encoding FAD-binding protein; amino-acid sequence: MAKIVVNMEKIEDIKSVLEICPFGAIEDNNGKIEIGAGCKMCKMCVKNGPKGAFEFIEEKKASINKDEWKGITVYVDHHEGEIHPVTYELIGKAREMAAKINHPVYCVFVGHNIKDKCDNLLAYGVDEVFVYDNEEFKEFRIEPYTAAVEDYINSVKPTIMLVGGTTLGRSLAPRLAARFKTGLTADCTILDIQENTDLDQIRPAFGGNIMAHIHTPNNRPQFATVRYKIFSAPEKIEVPTGKITLCNLDKEKLSSNIEVLDIKSKTKEVGLEDAEIIVVASRAIKKQEDMEMIYKLADKLGAQVGGTRPMVEAGWLDPRKQIGLSGRTVKPKLIITCGVSGAVQFVAGMSGSDYIIAINQDEKAPIFDVAHMALIGDIYEIIPKLIEKIDEKSLQIAVAAEEE